TGTGAATGTGGATCGCCATTTTACATTCGAGTTGCTCGGGCTTTGAAAAGGCTTCGTGCACAATTTCGTAGCGGTAACCACGCTTTGCCATGGCCTGGTCGAGGTTTTTCAGAATCGCCGCCGATTCTGCGACATAAAACTCGCGCGGCGGGTAATAACGCGGGTCGAGCGTTGTCTTTTGAATGCCTTCGCGGGGTATCGTGGCGCCGTGCAGCAGCCGCATCTGCACTGCGTCACCGATCAGCCAGCGGTAGAGACCCATGATGCGCGCATTCGTGCAGGCATTGTCGAAAAGTACGCGCTTGATCTCCATAGGCGCGCGAATTTTTTCATCGATTAGCGAGAGGTTTATCTCTTGCGGGTTGAGTTGATTCGCCTCAGCCGCCAGAATATCTGCCAGTGGGTACCCATTGTGCGGTTTGCGCGCCTTGATGAGGGTCTGCTGTTCACCGCTGTACTTCAAGAACTCTTCATTGTCAAAATTCTCGTCGATCACCGGGGGAAAAAAGTGCGCCTTGGGGTCGAGAGGCTTCGAGAAGTCGAGCGCGAGGCCAAATGAGACAATCTGGTACGTCACCGGATCAAGAAAGCCCTCTTGCACCCGATCAAGCGGACCGATGTACGTGATTTGCGGTGGCTTCGGGCTACAGGCCGAAAGCAGCAAAACAGCGCAACAAATGAGCGGTGCGATGAAAGAAGCTTTGAGGCCCATCGTTTTGGCAGGCTGGCTCATGTGACATAACTCTGGCAAGCCCTGCCTCAGCGTGGCAAGCCGAAATTAAAACCTGAATCCGGCGAAAAGACGCGATCGCGGGTTTTCGCCGCGGCCTTACTCAAAGAGGCTTTTTGCTTGACCCAAAAAGTTTTGTGTTGGGTCTGCACCGTACACTCGGCCCGTAACGTGTTATTGCCTCTGGCAGTTTCTGCAGGCCGCGCCTATACCGATTCGAAAGGGGACCTTTATGGAATATGTCAAGCTCAACGTCAAAACTTATGTAGAAGCGATTCAACAGTCGTTTAAGAAGAATGCACAGCGCATCGCCGTACGCTTTCGTGAAGGCAGCGAAGAATTCAAAACGCTGACCTATGCGCAGCTCGAGAAAGAGGTAAACCTCGTCGCCGCGGGCCTCGCCGCGATCGGCGTAAAGCCCAAAGACCACATCGGCCTCATCGCTGACGTCAGCCATTATTGGATTACCGCCAACCTCGCGATTCAGCTCAACGGTGCCGCAGACGTGCCCCGCGGTACAGACTCGACGGGCCCTGAAATTGCATACATTCTCGACCACTCGGGCAGCAACGTCGTTTTCGTGCATAACGCCGACCAGGTGAAGAAGATTGAAACGGCTCTGAAGAAGTTTAAACTCAAGGTCAAAAAATATATCGTGCTCAACGACCAGAAAACGGCAAAGGGTTCGAATGTCATGACACTCAGCGAGCTCAAGGCCGAAGGCGAAAAGCTCGTGAAGAAAGGTGGCAAGGCCCTCGCAGATTTTGAATCACGCGCTGGCAAGGTAGCTCCTTCTGATCTTTCATGTCTCGTCTACACTTCGGGTACCACCGGTGAACCCAAGGGTGTGATGCTCAGCCACGGCAACTTTGCTTCGCAGATGCGCACGATACCTGAAGTTCTGAAAATTGGCCCGACCGACAGCGGTTTGACGCTGCTGCCACCGTGGCACGTGTTTGGTCGCATCACCGAAATGATGTTCATCGCAATCGGTGCATCGATTACGTACACCGACATCAAACACATCGGCGACGACATGCGCTCGATTAAGCCGACATACGTGCCCGCGGTACCCCGCATTTGGGAAGGCATTTACAACAAAATTATCGGCAATGTGAAGAAGGCCGGCAAAGAACCGATCTTCAACAAGTTCAAGGCAGCCGCGCTCAAATATAACCACTTCGTGTCGATGCTCACCGGCAAAGAAAAACTGCCGATCGGGCGCAACATTGTGTCGGCGATCGGCGCGCGTATCGTTGGCCTCTTCGGCGCAATCGTCTGGTTTATACCCAAAAAGCTCGGCGATATTCTGGTTTTCAAAAAAGTGCTCGCGGCAACCGGCGGTAATCTGAAGGCTTCTCTCTCGGGCGGTGGAGCTCTGCCGTCTTACATCGACGATTTCTTTCGCGCCATCGGCGTCCGTATTCTTGAAGGTTATGGTCTCACAGAAACATCACCGGTGCTTTCTGTTCGCCGCATGGAGCGCTTGATTCCTGGAACAGTTGGCCCGCTGATTGCCCATACCGAATATAAACTCATCGACCTCGAAGGCCGCGATGTCACACGCATTCCCGGTGCGAAAGGCACACTGCACGTGCGCGGGCCGCAGGTGATGCAGGGTTATTATAAGAACCCGAAAAAGACTGCAGACGTTCTGACACCAGACGGCTGGTTCAATACCGGCGACCTTGTTGTCTTCAACCATTCGGGTGAAATCAGTATTGTCGGCCGCTCAAAAGATACGCTCGTTCTCGTGGGCGGTGAAA
The sequence above is a segment of the Turneriella parva DSM 21527 genome. Coding sequences within it:
- a CDS encoding AMP-dependent synthetase/ligase, whose protein sequence is MEYVKLNVKTYVEAIQQSFKKNAQRIAVRFREGSEEFKTLTYAQLEKEVNLVAAGLAAIGVKPKDHIGLIADVSHYWITANLAIQLNGAADVPRGTDSTGPEIAYILDHSGSNVVFVHNADQVKKIETALKKFKLKVKKYIVLNDQKTAKGSNVMTLSELKAEGEKLVKKGGKALADFESRAGKVAPSDLSCLVYTSGTTGEPKGVMLSHGNFASQMRTIPEVLKIGPTDSGLTLLPPWHVFGRITEMMFIAIGASITYTDIKHIGDDMRSIKPTYVPAVPRIWEGIYNKIIGNVKKAGKEPIFNKFKAAALKYNHFVSMLTGKEKLPIGRNIVSAIGARIVGLFGAIVWFIPKKLGDILVFKKVLAATGGNLKASLSGGGALPSYIDDFFRAIGVRILEGYGLTETSPVLSVRRMERLIPGTVGPLIAHTEYKLIDLEGRDVTRIPGAKGTLHVRGPQVMQGYYKNPKKTADVLTPDGWFNTGDLVVFNHSGEISIVGRSKDTLVLVGGENVEPTPIEEKMKESEFIDHVMLVSRAFGEDQKVLGALIVPNADNLADWAKKNGVSGDFAALIKDPKVHAMYRHEINKYINSENGFKNFEKVGVFTLLKKPFEQGDELNNTLKVRRHIVSEKYEKLIDDMYADAK